In Halobaculum magnesiiphilum, the following proteins share a genomic window:
- a CDS encoding helix-turn-helix domain-containing protein encodes MERIPDGERIEFENAFYADEGNWIESLLVTSRSQFDPESVTEDLSRVELFHHERVSGPTVDNASYRLTVVAREPYPFLLGVILRGRAIPNRLQLHHDSFEGVVTVKEWESFRALAEQIEEQFGRFKLLSVNQVETTGEPFGSGQLGRVLRNELSQEQLTVLQTAHRLGYFDVPRKASADDIAAELDIAQSTLSERLRLAEQRLFDLVFSGSGSERAGDTNEP; translated from the coding sequence ATGGAACGGATCCCGGACGGAGAACGGATCGAGTTTGAGAACGCGTTCTACGCGGACGAGGGCAACTGGATCGAGTCGCTCCTCGTCACGTCACGGTCTCAATTCGATCCGGAGTCGGTGACGGAGGACCTCTCGCGGGTGGAGCTGTTTCATCACGAACGAGTATCGGGCCCGACCGTCGACAACGCGAGCTATCGACTGACCGTCGTCGCCCGGGAACCCTATCCGTTCCTCCTCGGTGTGATCTTACGTGGAAGGGCGATCCCGAATCGACTCCAACTCCACCACGACTCGTTTGAGGGAGTTGTTACCGTCAAGGAGTGGGAATCGTTTCGAGCGCTCGCAGAGCAGATCGAAGAACAGTTCGGACGGTTCAAGCTATTAAGCGTCAATCAAGTCGAAACCACCGGCGAACCGTTCGGCAGCGGGCAACTCGGGCGTGTCCTGCGGAACGAACTCTCGCAGGAACAGCTTACTGTCCTGCAAACCGCCCACAGGCTCGGCTACTTCGACGTTCCACGGAAGGCGTCGGCGGATGACATCGCCGCCGAACTCGATATCGCACAGTCGACACTCAGCGAACGGCTCCGGCTCGCGGAGCAGCGGCTGTTCGACCTCGTCTTCTCGGGGTCCGGAAGCGAACGGGCCGGGGACACGAACGAGCCCTAA
- a CDS encoding ABC transporter ATP-binding protein, with product MSLLEVDDVKITYRMPNRDVHAVNNVSFSIDEGDNYGLVGESGSGKSTVAKAVLGLLDDNGEIRSGSIRFDGRELIDLSERDWRSVRWEEISYIPQSAMDSLDPVMTVGAQIRQAIRKHRNVSKATANERVAEVFEMVGLDPARTGDYPHQFSGGMRQRVTIAMALALDPDLIIADEPTTGLDVIVQDKIIDKLLEIQEKTGSSLLLITHDVGVVAETCDEVSVLYGGKVMEQGNTDEVFRAPTNPYSMGLKNAFPEVDEFDEQAISIPGSLPDLTREPTGCVFRNRCPFATEECGERHPPLVETDGQLSACHYTDRADEMREQAKDPETWGIEPRDESGRTGDTGDVILETRGLEKWFEQPQGILDDFRGNDPDYVKAVNDVDLTVHEGEIVGVAGESGCGKSTLAEVIAALQERTGGEIHVDGTSVDELLEESTKKFRSQVQFIFQDPFDSLNPRQRVEAAVSEPLKIQGVDREAIDRRVRQTVEDVGLKPAEKYLDKLPAQLSGGERQRVAIAQALVLEPRLLICDEPASMLDVSLKANILNILREMADERDIGIIYISHDLASLTQIADRLAVMYLGRIAELGDTEDVVRTPKHPYTASLLAASPRTDPDIDRQRVLLPGEPPNPVDLPNGCNFAPRCPKATEECRGEEPSRSAFADDGHEAACYFPVDDVETELLERYAEEHEDEISNAIGEEMTL from the coding sequence ATGAGTCTGCTCGAAGTCGACGACGTGAAGATCACGTATCGGATGCCGAACAGGGACGTCCACGCCGTCAACAACGTCTCCTTCTCGATCGACGAGGGGGACAACTACGGACTCGTCGGCGAGTCCGGCTCCGGCAAGTCGACCGTCGCCAAGGCGGTCCTCGGACTCCTCGACGACAACGGGGAGATCCGCTCGGGAAGCATCCGGTTCGACGGTCGGGAGCTGATCGATCTCTCCGAGCGCGACTGGAGGTCGGTCCGCTGGGAGGAGATCTCGTACATCCCACAGAGCGCGATGGACTCGCTGGATCCGGTGATGACAGTCGGCGCACAGATCCGGCAGGCCATCCGCAAACACAGGAACGTCTCGAAAGCGACCGCGAACGAGCGCGTCGCCGAGGTGTTCGAGATGGTCGGGCTCGATCCCGCACGGACCGGCGACTACCCACACCAGTTCTCGGGCGGGATGCGCCAGCGCGTCACGATCGCGATGGCGCTCGCCCTGGACCCGGATCTCATCATCGCCGACGAGCCGACGACCGGTCTGGACGTGATCGTCCAGGACAAGATCATCGACAAGCTGCTGGAGATCCAAGAGAAGACGGGGAGTTCGCTCCTACTCATCACCCACGATGTGGGCGTGGTCGCCGAGACGTGCGACGAGGTGTCGGTCCTGTACGGCGGGAAAGTGATGGAGCAGGGCAACACTGACGAGGTGTTCCGGGCGCCGACGAACCCCTACTCGATGGGCCTGAAGAACGCCTTCCCGGAGGTCGACGAGTTCGACGAGCAGGCGATCTCGATCCCGGGGTCGCTGCCGGATCTCACCCGCGAGCCGACCGGCTGCGTGTTCCGTAACCGGTGTCCCTTCGCCACGGAGGAATGTGGGGAACGCCATCCCCCACTGGTCGAGACGGACGGGCAACTGTCGGCCTGTCACTACACGGACCGGGCCGACGAGATGCGGGAGCAGGCCAAAGACCCCGAGACGTGGGGGATAGAGCCCCGGGACGAAAGCGGGAGGACGGGCGACACCGGCGACGTCATCCTCGAAACCCGCGGGCTCGAGAAGTGGTTCGAGCAGCCACAGGGGATCCTCGACGACTTTCGCGGGAACGATCCCGACTACGTGAAGGCCGTCAACGATGTCGACCTCACCGTTCATGAGGGCGAGATCGTCGGCGTCGCCGGCGAGTCGGGATGTGGGAAATCGACCCTCGCGGAGGTGATCGCCGCGCTGCAGGAACGAACCGGCGGGGAGATCCACGTCGACGGCACCTCGGTCGACGAGCTGCTCGAGGAGAGCACGAAGAAGTTCCGCTCGCAGGTACAGTTCATCTTCCAGGACCCGTTCGACTCCCTCAACCCGCGCCAGCGGGTCGAGGCGGCCGTCTCCGAACCCCTGAAGATCCAGGGGGTCGACCGCGAAGCCATCGACCGCCGGGTCAGACAGACGGTCGAGGACGTCGGCCTGAAGCCGGCCGAGAAGTACCTCGACAAGCTGCCGGCGCAGCTGTCGGGCGGAGAGCGCCAGCGCGTCGCCATCGCGCAGGCGCTGGTACTCGAGCCGCGATTGCTCATCTGCGACGAGCCGGCGTCGATGCTCGACGTCTCCCTGAAGGCCAATATCCTCAACATTCTGCGGGAGATGGCCGACGAGCGGGACATCGGCATCATCTACATCTCCCACGACCTCGCGAGCCTCACCCAGATCGCCGACCGCCTCGCGGTGATGTACCTCGGGCGGATCGCGGAGCTCGGGGACACGGAGGACGTCGTTCGGACGCCCAAACACCCCTACACGGCGTCGCTCCTGGCCGCCTCACCCCGGACGGACCCGGACATCGACCGTCAGCGGGTGCTCTTGCCCGGCGAGCCGCCGAACCCGGTCGATCTGCCGAACGGGTGCAACTTCGCACCCCGGTGCCCGAAGGCGACCGAGGAGTGTCGCGGCGAGGAGCCGTCGCGGTCCGCGTTCGCCGACGACGGGCACGAGGCGGCCTGCTACTTCCCGGTCGACGACGTCGAGACGGAACTGCTGGAACGCTACGCCGAGGAACACGAGGACGAGATCTCGAACGCGATCGGCGAGGAGATGACGCTGTAG
- a CDS encoding acetate--CoA ligase family protein, whose translation MEDTDPTLSSADLAVPELGPLFDPDSVAVVGASPDSFYSGNLVDNLLGYGFDGTLYPVNPGRDEVWGRECYDDIDDVPETVDLAVVSVPREYVVDVVASAGQRGVPVALVLTAGFSEADEEGRDLEAQLAEAAADTGIRVVGPNCIGVMSARGATLTSTCSREPEPGRIGLVSQSGALAFTTFFERAADRDLHFSHIVSTGNETDLTLTDYVAYLAERDTVDVICTYVEGIDDPERFMRVAERATRDGTPVMTVKIGQSDLAEAATLSHTGSLTGGDDAWQAAFDQSGVQRVPDIPDLLSRATAHTAYDHVDGDRLCIASTSGGLASLLADMADERDLGLPDIDGETERTLLDIDELLTFGGFHNPADIRGYGAEVLPDIADALLADDAFDAYLFAIGLPGVDERAETIAEDLEEIVAGADDPVYVLWTGRKEPDDPTVTPPYARLRESVPVYEDPGRCLDAIASTTRYVSDRDRVAGRPSRRDLAEDLDAPDLDVPRGRVLAWDEAEPLLDAFDVPVVETRVATDPEEAVAAAEAVGYPVVLKVDSPALPHRTDAGAVALDLDSPEAVREAYRDVREAALAHVDESDVAGVLVQPMVDDGVEAILGVTPGDVFDSVVTVGPGGVLVEALDDSAALVPPFSPVDARRAVEGTALADLLTDRRGGEALSVDAVVDLLVNVGELAASVDAVAELDLNPVVVTEDGPMAVDVLVRTDE comes from the coding sequence ATGGAAGACACCGACCCGACGCTATCGAGCGCCGACCTCGCGGTCCCGGAACTGGGTCCGCTGTTCGACCCGGACTCGGTCGCCGTCGTCGGCGCCAGTCCCGACTCGTTTTACTCCGGGAACCTCGTGGACAACCTCCTCGGATACGGGTTCGACGGAACGTTGTACCCCGTCAATCCCGGACGTGACGAGGTCTGGGGGCGGGAGTGTTACGACGACATCGACGACGTGCCCGAGACGGTCGACCTCGCCGTCGTGAGCGTCCCGCGAGAGTACGTCGTCGATGTGGTCGCGTCCGCCGGCCAGCGGGGCGTGCCGGTCGCGCTCGTCCTCACCGCCGGGTTCTCGGAGGCCGACGAGGAGGGCCGCGACTTGGAGGCGCAGCTCGCCGAGGCGGCCGCCGACACCGGTATCCGCGTCGTCGGACCGAACTGTATCGGCGTGATGTCGGCCAGGGGCGCGACGCTCACGTCGACCTGTTCACGCGAACCGGAGCCCGGTCGGATCGGCCTCGTCAGTCAGTCAGGCGCGCTGGCGTTCACCACCTTCTTCGAGCGTGCGGCGGACAGGGATCTCCATTTCAGCCACATCGTCTCGACCGGCAACGAGACCGACCTGACGCTGACAGACTACGTCGCCTATCTCGCCGAGCGGGACACCGTCGACGTGATCTGTACCTACGTCGAGGGGATCGACGACCCCGAGCGGTTCATGCGTGTCGCCGAGCGGGCGACCCGCGACGGTACCCCGGTCATGACGGTCAAGATCGGACAGTCCGACCTCGCCGAGGCGGCGACGCTCTCACACACCGGCTCCCTCACCGGTGGCGACGACGCGTGGCAGGCTGCGTTCGATCAAAGCGGCGTCCAGCGGGTACCCGACATTCCCGACCTGCTCTCGCGGGCGACCGCCCACACCGCCTACGACCACGTCGACGGCGACCGACTCTGTATCGCCTCGACCAGCGGCGGCCTCGCGAGCCTCCTGGCGGATATGGCGGACGAACGGGACCTCGGGTTGCCCGACATCGACGGTGAGACCGAACGAACGCTGCTGGACATCGACGAGCTGCTGACCTTCGGCGGCTTCCATAATCCCGCGGACATCCGCGGGTACGGCGCCGAGGTGCTCCCGGACATCGCCGACGCGCTGCTGGCCGACGACGCCTTCGACGCCTACCTCTTCGCGATCGGTCTCCCGGGGGTCGACGAGCGCGCCGAGACCATCGCCGAGGATCTGGAGGAGATCGTCGCGGGTGCCGACGACCCGGTGTACGTCCTCTGGACCGGGCGGAAGGAACCGGACGACCCGACCGTGACGCCGCCGTACGCACGCCTCCGGGAGTCCGTGCCGGTGTACGAGGACCCGGGGCGGTGTCTGGACGCGATCGCGTCGACGACCCGGTACGTTTCGGACCGCGACCGCGTCGCCGGACGGCCGTCCAGGCGCGATCTCGCGGAGGATCTCGACGCGCCCGACCTCGACGTGCCTCGGGGGCGAGTCCTCGCGTGGGACGAGGCGGAACCCCTCCTGGACGCCTTCGACGTCCCCGTCGTCGAGACGCGCGTCGCGACCGACCCCGAGGAGGCGGTCGCGGCCGCCGAGGCCGTCGGCTATCCGGTCGTCCTGAAGGTGGACTCGCCGGCGCTCCCCCACCGGACGGACGCCGGCGCCGTCGCGCTCGACCTCGACTCGCCGGAGGCGGTCCGTGAGGCGTACCGAGACGTGCGGGAGGCGGCGCTGGCACACGTCGACGAATCGGACGTAGCCGGCGTATTAGTCCAGCCGATGGTGGACGACGGCGTCGAGGCCATCCTGGGAGTCACCCCCGGCGACGTGTTCGACTCGGTCGTCACCGTCGGCCCCGGCGGTGTCCTGGTGGAGGCGCTCGACGACAGCGCGGCACTCGTCCCGCCGTTCTCGCCGGTCGACGCGCGGCGAGCCGTCGAGGGAACCGCGCTCGCGGACCTGTTGACCGACCGCCGGGGCGGGGAGGCGCTGTCCGTCGACGCCGTCGTCGACCTCCTGGTGAACGTCGGGGAGTTGGCGGCGTCGGTGGACGCCGTGGCCGAACTCGACCTCAACCCGGTCGTGGTCACGGAGGACGGACCGATGGCCGTCGACGTACTGGTCCGGACGGACGAATAG
- a CDS encoding aconitate hydratase produces the protein MEGTLTEKVLEDHLVDGEIETGEEIGITVDQTIAHDLTGTMAWLQFEALGLDEVQVEVAGQHCDHQTYQPDFKVSDDHRFLRSAAGTFGAYFARPGTGILHQVHKENFTAPGKTLIGADSHTPTAGGLGCLGIGTGGLDVATAMGGAPYYLDMPEIVNVRLQGELPEWSTAKDVILELLRRFSVKHGVGKVFEYTGPGVESLSAHERTVIANMGTELGATSSVFPTDERTREFFERLGRPEDYVELKPDDDAEYDDEIVVDLSEIEPLIACPSMPDNVVPVREVAGTETEQVLVGSCTNGAYEDILPVAKMLRDREVAKRTETIIAPGSKQAAEMLARNGHTAELMAAGVNFSEATCGACIGAGHVPASDTVSVRTFNRNFEGRSGMEDDVVYLCSPEVAAATALTGEITDPRDLADELGDLEAPGFEYPERYIGASESDIIMPEQAVDDGLVKGPNIDEVPLKDPLGSDLAGPALLKMPDNITTDHVIPATQEVSVYRSNVPKLSEFTLQRVDETFAARAAEADGGFLVAGENYGQGSSREHAALCPMYLGIHGVLARSFARIHKSNLINFGLLPLTIDEETYDEIEQGDDIELVDDALEVVESGRRTFTVRVNNDWEANARLDANERERDLLVAGGKLPHTRRAFADGVDEES, from the coding sequence ATGGAAGGGACACTGACGGAGAAGGTGCTAGAAGACCACCTCGTCGACGGCGAGATCGAGACGGGCGAGGAGATCGGCATTACGGTCGATCAAACCATCGCTCACGACCTGACCGGGACGATGGCGTGGCTGCAGTTCGAGGCGCTCGGCCTCGACGAGGTACAGGTCGAGGTAGCTGGCCAACACTGCGACCACCAGACCTACCAACCGGATTTCAAGGTGTCCGACGATCACCGGTTCCTCCGTTCGGCGGCGGGCACCTTCGGCGCCTACTTTGCGAGACCGGGGACAGGGATCCTCCATCAAGTTCACAAGGAGAACTTCACGGCGCCCGGGAAGACCCTCATCGGCGCCGATTCGCACACGCCGACCGCTGGCGGTCTCGGGTGTCTCGGAATCGGCACCGGCGGACTCGACGTAGCCACCGCGATGGGCGGCGCACCGTACTATCTCGACATGCCCGAAATCGTCAACGTCCGCCTCCAGGGCGAGCTTCCCGAGTGGTCGACGGCGAAGGATGTCATCCTCGAACTCCTCCGCCGGTTCTCGGTCAAACACGGCGTCGGTAAAGTGTTCGAATACACCGGTCCGGGCGTCGAGAGCCTCTCAGCCCACGAGCGCACCGTTATCGCCAATATGGGAACGGAACTCGGTGCGACAAGCTCCGTTTTCCCGACGGACGAGCGAACGAGGGAGTTCTTCGAGCGCCTCGGCCGGCCAGAAGACTACGTCGAACTGAAACCCGACGACGACGCGGAGTACGACGACGAGATCGTGGTTGATCTCTCGGAGATCGAACCCTTGATCGCCTGCCCGTCCATGCCCGATAACGTCGTGCCGGTCCGGGAGGTTGCGGGGACGGAGACCGAACAGGTACTCGTCGGCTCCTGCACCAACGGCGCATACGAGGACATCCTCCCCGTCGCGAAGATGCTCCGGGACCGTGAGGTAGCCAAGCGGACGGAGACGATCATCGCGCCCGGATCGAAACAGGCAGCCGAAATGCTGGCACGGAACGGGCACACGGCCGAGTTGATGGCCGCGGGCGTCAACTTCTCCGAGGCGACGTGTGGCGCCTGTATCGGGGCCGGCCATGTCCCCGCTTCCGACACCGTGAGCGTCCGTACGTTCAATCGCAACTTCGAGGGGCGGTCCGGCATGGAAGACGACGTGGTCTACCTCTGCTCGCCCGAGGTGGCCGCGGCGACGGCCCTCACAGGGGAGATCACGGATCCGCGCGACCTGGCTGACGAACTCGGCGACTTGGAGGCACCGGGATTCGAATACCCTGAGCGGTATATCGGCGCCAGCGAGTCGGACATCATCATGCCCGAGCAGGCCGTTGACGACGGGCTCGTCAAGGGGCCGAACATCGACGAGGTCCCCTTGAAGGACCCCCTCGGCAGCGATCTGGCGGGACCGGCGCTCCTGAAAATGCCGGACAACATCACGACCGACCACGTTATCCCGGCGACCCAGGAGGTGTCGGTATACCGCTCGAACGTGCCCAAACTTTCGGAGTTCACGCTCCAGCGGGTGGACGAGACGTTCGCTGCCCGCGCCGCGGAGGCCGACGGCGGCTTCCTCGTTGCCGGCGAGAACTACGGCCAAGGGTCATCGCGGGAGCACGCCGCGCTCTGTCCGATGTATCTCGGAATTCACGGGGTCCTCGCGCGGTCGTTCGCCCGCATTCACAAGTCGAACCTGATCAACTTCGGCTTACTCCCGCTAACCATCGACGAGGAGACGTATGACGAGATCGAGCAGGGCGACGATATCGAACTCGTCGATGACGCGCTCGAGGTGGTCGAGAGCGGTCGCCGGACGTTCACGGTCCGAGTGAACAACGACTGGGAGGCGAACGCCCGTCTGGACGCCAACGAGCGTGAACGCGATCTGCTCGTTGCGGGCGGGAAACTTCCGCACACCCGGCGAGCGTTTGCCGACGGCGTTGACGAGGAGTCGTAG
- a CDS encoding ABC transporter substrate-binding protein, whose product MSQDKPFEIESGTTGNASRRRFMRIAGAAGMAGLAGCGGNQSDDGNGGGGGGDNGGGGGGGGGGGGDGGGGNGGGESIETRFWEEWPVETKGVDVNDEAIQFEYTAVEGQSVPEVDTHFAQAETPWMREFALEVQQSFNNIGVPVNLITVQPSTRYGEFWRADIGHPVPVTMNLHGPDPQRGLDPNPFLMRAHPETGGNYYNYKNDEITELLDEQAQTIGDVEARAEICKEIQRKLSEDAYLIAANFPEVITVANTADWEGYVPTPGNGTTRDSFIWTQVNLQPQGDSTTWVKGVTSGMQGTNLPFSSGGQEEKRLLNVYDGLFDASPELEIVPALATNADVVDDTTVEMDLREGVEWHDGESFGPDDVKFSVEMYKENNAPQQGAFVRTIDSVEIVSESGGGRVRFNLTEPDAAFLTQRVVRSAIIPKHRWEDVDSPAEYNPDNPVGTGPFSFVNWEQGSELRLEKHENNWMWDDDVREELLGDYFVPGDGIDEMVHANVGNVSTLIGAMQSGDIDAIGTTVSNLQADRAAQGSGVEKQTARNYVPTDVHLSHLVPLFRDKTFRVALSHAFDKEGFVQNTLGGRGEVIEGQNLLTPLLTPFHGETEPYEYDVEGARQLLRQAGYTFDDQDMLVWPQGDAWDAFAERVENGHASRSELDQSDFS is encoded by the coding sequence ATGTCGCAGGACAAGCCGTTCGAGATCGAATCGGGGACGACTGGAAACGCATCGCGCCGGCGATTCATGCGGATCGCGGGTGCGGCGGGAATGGCCGGGCTGGCGGGATGTGGAGGGAACCAATCCGATGACGGTAACGGAGGCGGTGGCGGTGGCGACAACGGTGGTGGTGGCGGTGGCGGCGGCGGCGGTGGCGGCGATGGCGGTGGTGGTAACGGAGGCGGTGAATCCATCGAGACACGGTTCTGGGAGGAATGGCCCGTCGAGACGAAAGGTGTCGATGTCAACGACGAGGCGATCCAGTTCGAGTACACGGCCGTCGAAGGACAGTCCGTGCCGGAGGTCGATACGCACTTCGCGCAGGCGGAGACCCCGTGGATGCGCGAGTTCGCGCTGGAGGTTCAGCAATCGTTCAACAACATCGGCGTCCCGGTGAACCTGATCACCGTCCAACCCAGTACTCGGTACGGCGAGTTCTGGCGGGCGGACATCGGGCACCCGGTGCCGGTGACGATGAACCTCCACGGTCCGGACCCCCAGCGTGGCCTGGATCCGAACCCGTTCCTCATGCGCGCGCACCCGGAGACGGGCGGGAACTACTACAACTACAAGAACGACGAGATCACGGAGCTCCTCGACGAGCAGGCGCAGACGATCGGCGACGTGGAGGCACGCGCCGAGATCTGCAAGGAGATCCAGCGCAAACTCAGTGAGGACGCCTACCTCATCGCGGCGAACTTCCCGGAGGTCATCACGGTGGCGAACACCGCGGACTGGGAGGGGTACGTCCCGACGCCGGGTAACGGAACGACTCGGGACTCGTTCATCTGGACGCAGGTGAACCTCCAGCCGCAGGGCGACTCGACCACCTGGGTCAAGGGCGTCACGTCAGGGATGCAGGGGACGAACCTCCCGTTCTCCAGCGGCGGCCAGGAGGAGAAGCGCCTCCTCAACGTCTATGACGGATTGTTCGACGCCTCCCCGGAGCTCGAGATCGTCCCGGCGCTGGCAACGAACGCCGATGTCGTCGACGACACGACCGTCGAGATGGACCTCCGCGAAGGTGTCGAGTGGCACGACGGGGAGTCGTTCGGTCCGGACGACGTCAAGTTCAGCGTCGAGATGTACAAGGAGAACAACGCGCCACAGCAGGGGGCGTTCGTCCGGACGATCGACAGCGTCGAGATCGTCTCGGAGAGCGGGGGCGGGCGCGTCAGGTTCAACCTCACCGAGCCCGACGCGGCGTTCCTCACCCAGCGCGTGGTCCGCAGCGCCATCATCCCGAAACACCGCTGGGAGGACGTCGACAGTCCCGCCGAGTACAACCCCGACAACCCGGTCGGAACCGGCCCGTTCTCGTTCGTCAACTGGGAGCAGGGCTCCGAGCTCAGGCTCGAGAAACACGAGAACAACTGGATGTGGGACGACGACGTCCGGGAGGAACTCCTCGGCGACTACTTCGTCCCCGGCGACGGGATCGACGAGATGGTCCACGCGAACGTGGGCAACGTGTCGACGCTCATCGGCGCCATGCAGTCGGGCGACATCGACGCCATCGGGACGACCGTCTCGAACCTGCAGGCCGACCGCGCTGCCCAAGGGAGCGGCGTCGAGAAACAGACCGCGCGGAACTACGTCCCCACGGACGTCCACCTCAGCCACCTCGTTCCGCTGTTCCGGGACAAAACGTTCCGTGTCGCGCTGAGTCACGCCTTCGACAAGGAGGGATTCGTCCAGAACACGCTCGGCGGGCGTGGTGAGGTGATCGAGGGACAGAACCTCCTCACACCACTCCTGACGCCGTTCCACGGGGAAACCGAGCCGTACGAGTACGACGTCGAGGGTGCCCGTCAACTGCTCCGGCAGGCGGGGTACACCTTCGACGACCAAGACATGCTGGTGTGGCCCCAGGGCGACGCCTGGGACGCGTTCGCCGAGCGCGTCGAGAACGGACACGCCTCCCGCTCCGAACTCGATCAATCCGACTTCTCGTAA
- a CDS encoding ABC transporter permease, whose translation MSFRRFLIKRTAIAVMLTLIAVSIIFVTLRLLPSDPFSGLVASGALTAEQVAQVRAMYGLDEPIYVQYLKYIQNLFTFQFGISLTQQRPVGEIIVPALVNTLVLLLPALVVTAVISSVAGMYAGWNRGSWFEQSSIVVTTVFRAVPIFVTGIFLLIIFSYGLGWLPAFGMRSPLANPDGYLETYLSVDFLKHYTLPFAATVMFYSGDFLMLARNSVVERKGSEFLMLHRAKGLSEMEQLGRAGRNSLLPLVTYFALRTGMLFQGVITLEVVFAWPGIGRALVQAILNQDYPTVQAAVFIMALAVIVMNLTADVAYAKLDPTVEAGDV comes from the coding sequence ATGAGCTTTCGACGCTTCCTGATAAAGCGGACAGCGATCGCGGTGATGCTGACACTGATCGCCGTCAGTATCATCTTCGTGACGCTGCGGCTGTTACCCTCGGACCCGTTCAGCGGACTCGTCGCGTCCGGGGCCCTCACGGCCGAGCAAGTGGCACAGGTGCGCGCAATGTACGGGCTGGACGAGCCGATCTACGTCCAGTACCTGAAATATATCCAGAACCTGTTCACGTTCCAGTTCGGGATCTCGCTCACCCAGCAACGCCCGGTCGGCGAGATCATCGTTCCCGCGCTGGTGAACACCCTCGTCCTGCTTCTGCCCGCGCTCGTCGTGACGGCGGTCATCAGTTCGGTCGCCGGCATGTACGCCGGGTGGAACCGAGGGTCGTGGTTCGAGCAGTCGAGCATCGTCGTGACCACGGTCTTTCGCGCGGTCCCGATCTTCGTGACGGGGATCTTCCTGCTCATCATCTTCTCGTACGGGCTGGGCTGGCTGCCGGCGTTCGGGATGCGCAGCCCGCTGGCGAACCCGGACGGGTATCTGGAGACGTATCTCTCGGTCGACTTCCTGAAACACTACACGCTTCCGTTCGCGGCGACGGTGATGTTCTACAGCGGCGACTTCCTGATGCTCGCCCGCAACTCCGTCGTCGAACGGAAAGGCTCGGAGTTCCTCATGCTCCACCGCGCGAAGGGGCTGTCCGAGATGGAACAACTCGGTCGCGCCGGGCGGAACTCGCTGCTGCCGCTCGTGACCTACTTCGCGCTCCGGACGGGGATGCTCTTTCAGGGGGTCATCACGCTGGAGGTCGTCTTCGCGTGGCCGGGTATCGGTCGCGCGCTCGTTCAAGCGATCCTCAATCAGGACTACCCGACGGTGCAGGCGGCCGTGTTCATCATGGCGCTCGCGGTCATCGTGATGAACCTCACCGCCGACGTGGCGTACGCGAAACTGGATCCGACTGTCGAGGCGGGTGATGTCTGA
- a CDS encoding ABC transporter permease — protein sequence MSGYTLDTDTAVDRLRSEFGRAKRTLSYVLEDTAAKVGFVTLVVFVFLGLFGPYIAPYQPIQDTLQQGGSMMRLQEPGGKAILGTTSFGKDVLSQFLAGARPTLIVGLFGGVGTGVLGFLVGLTSGYFGGRVDEILMRLTDLTFALPFLPMALVILSFVTPSVWLITAVLVVFLWKMPARVIRSEVMTVKERTFVKSARARGAGHMRTMFLHVAPNVLGIGFLYTAYAVGWSIVAGASLAFLGFGDPTTTSWGRMLQQVFRSGAIRVAWWWVLPPAIGIGAVTTSVFLVGRAFEEIVNPDLQTEQE from the coding sequence ATGTCGGGATACACGCTTGATACCGACACCGCGGTCGACAGACTGCGTTCGGAGTTCGGGCGAGCCAAGCGGACACTCAGTTACGTCCTCGAGGACACCGCGGCGAAAGTCGGCTTCGTGACGCTCGTCGTGTTCGTGTTCCTCGGGCTCTTCGGGCCGTACATCGCCCCCTACCAGCCCATTCAGGACACGCTCCAACAGGGCGGGTCGATGATGCGGCTCCAGGAGCCCGGCGGGAAGGCTATCTTGGGAACCACCTCGTTCGGAAAGGACGTCTTGAGCCAGTTCCTCGCCGGCGCACGGCCGACGCTCATCGTCGGCCTGTTCGGCGGCGTCGGGACCGGCGTGTTGGGATTCCTCGTCGGGCTCACGAGCGGCTACTTCGGCGGCCGCGTCGACGAGATCCTGATGCGGCTGACCGACTTGACGTTCGCGTTGCCGTTCCTGCCGATGGCGCTCGTGATCCTCTCGTTCGTGACCCCGAGCGTCTGGCTGATCACCGCTGTGCTGGTCGTCTTCCTCTGGAAGATGCCCGCGCGGGTCATCCGCTCGGAAGTGATGACGGTCAAAGAGCGGACGTTCGTCAAGTCCGCCAGGGCGCGGGGCGCCGGCCACATGCGGACGATGTTCCTGCACGTCGCCCCGAACGTGCTGGGGATCGGCTTCCTCTACACCGCGTACGCCGTCGGCTGGTCGATCGTCGCCGGCGCGTCGCTCGCGTTCCTCGGCTTCGGCGACCCGACGACCACCTCCTGGGGCCGGATGCTCCAGCAGGTGTTCCGCTCGGGCGCCATCCGCGTCGCGTGGTGGTGGGTACTCCCGCCCGCGATCGGTATCGGTGCCGTCACGACGTCCGTCTTCCTGGTCGGGCGGGCGTTCGAGGAGATAGTCAACCCCGACCTACAAACGGAGCAAGAATGA